A region from the Rhodopseudomonas julia genome encodes:
- a CDS encoding putative signal transducing protein: MEELIRTNDLALISFVEALLRDADIRYSVVDANMSIMEGSLGILPRRVLVEAARHAEAEGILHDAGLAEEFSLGSRKASE, from the coding sequence ATGGAAGAGCTTATCCGCACCAACGACCTCGCGCTGATCTCTTTTGTGGAGGCGCTTTTGCGTGATGCCGACATACGTTACTCCGTCGTCGACGCCAATATGAGCATCATGGAAGGCTCGCTCGGCATATTGCCGCGACGCGTTCTCGTGGAAGCCGCGCGGCACGCCGAAGCGGAGGGCATCCTGCACGACGCAGGCCTCGCCGAGGAGTTTTCTCTCGGCTCAAGGAAAGCCTCCGAGTGA